The Thaumasiovibrio subtropicus genome window below encodes:
- a CDS encoding bifunctional metallophosphatase/5'-nucleotidase, with protein sequence MTKATPLTLRLAHINDLHSHFEPSALTLELAGQQQAIQCGGIGLVSSALEKQRQRAEQDQTPFLFLDAGDSFQGSLYFSLYKGEVNAVLQNILAADATVLGNHEFDLGNDYALRYINALTHPVMASNWDVSSLARKPHHLKSFDVQAQCGEYIVREFNGHRVAIMGITLDNMADIAHPSEKTPFLDVEKALNAMISDAHRQNIFNIIVLSHLGYPRDLDLAKRVSGISVLIGGHTHTWQGDFSTVGLENSEPYGRRVADTLVFQASCNGYTLGVAELSFNERGVATLIQGQNTLLVDEKSINEAQQSQLQTLSCVALLQEDPRVTTALSPYRCAVDALMNQNIAKAQTLLRHIRVPTETLSSEVAPIVCDAFVWQANERGLKVDCAIHNAGGVRVDVAEGDLSAGEVAGRLLPFAIDVVRFEVKGKILKAALEGAINNAINRDEIGSGDGSYPYTSHLRYQYQRSKQKGQRIVNLALYRNAEWQPIDDEGLYWVASSSYTALGKEGYEAFLGACSKPESIGVTMADAFIAYAQQQSVLSAPTEQLVELIA encoded by the coding sequence ATGACGAAGGCTACACCTTTAACACTCCGTCTTGCACATATCAACGACTTACACTCTCACTTTGAACCCAGTGCGCTAACGCTTGAACTTGCTGGCCAACAGCAAGCTATCCAATGTGGTGGTATTGGATTGGTCTCAAGTGCGTTAGAAAAGCAGCGCCAACGTGCTGAACAAGATCAAACACCTTTCCTTTTCCTTGATGCGGGAGATTCTTTCCAAGGTAGCCTTTACTTTTCTCTCTATAAAGGTGAAGTGAATGCGGTATTGCAAAACATTCTCGCTGCAGATGCGACTGTGCTTGGTAATCATGAGTTTGATCTTGGTAATGACTATGCGCTTCGTTACATCAATGCGTTGACGCACCCTGTAATGGCATCAAACTGGGATGTCTCTTCTTTGGCGCGCAAACCCCACCATCTCAAAAGCTTCGACGTGCAAGCGCAGTGCGGCGAGTATATTGTCAGAGAATTTAATGGTCATCGCGTCGCGATTATGGGTATTACCTTGGACAATATGGCGGATATTGCCCATCCGTCAGAAAAGACGCCCTTTCTCGATGTAGAGAAGGCGCTGAATGCGATGATATCGGATGCGCACCGACAAAATATCTTCAATATTATCGTGTTGAGTCATCTCGGTTATCCACGTGATTTGGACCTAGCCAAGCGTGTTTCAGGCATCTCTGTGCTCATTGGCGGACATACACATACCTGGCAGGGTGACTTCAGTACCGTTGGTTTAGAGAATAGTGAGCCATACGGACGCCGTGTTGCGGACACCTTGGTGTTTCAAGCAAGTTGTAATGGCTATACCTTAGGCGTTGCAGAACTGTCGTTCAATGAAAGGGGAGTGGCAACACTCATTCAAGGCCAAAACACTTTGCTGGTTGATGAAAAATCCATCAATGAGGCGCAGCAGAGCCAGTTGCAGACGCTTAGCTGTGTTGCGCTTTTACAAGAAGACCCGAGAGTAACAACGGCTTTATCGCCTTATCGTTGTGCGGTAGATGCGTTAATGAATCAAAATATCGCCAAAGCGCAAACATTACTTCGCCATATCCGAGTACCGACTGAGACCTTGTCGAGTGAAGTCGCGCCCATTGTTTGTGACGCCTTTGTGTGGCAAGCGAATGAGCGAGGTTTAAAAGTGGATTGTGCCATTCACAACGCGGGTGGCGTGCGCGTCGATGTGGCAGAGGGTGACCTCTCTGCGGGCGAAGTTGCCGGAAGACTCTTGCCGTTCGCGATTGATGTTGTCAGATTTGAAGTGAAGGGAAAGATACTTAAAGCCGCGCTAGAAGGTGCGATAAACAATGCTATTAACCGAGATGAGATAGGAAGCGGTGATGGTAGTTACCCCTATACATCCCACCTAAGATACCAGTATCAACGTTCTAAGCAAAAAGGTCAGCGAATCGTCAATCTCGCCTTGTATCGCAATGCGGAATGGCAACCCATTGATGATGAAGGCCTTTATTGGGTAGCAAGCTCTAGCTATACCGCATTAGGTAAAGAAGGCTATGAGGCGTTTCTCGGCGCCTGTAGTAAACCTGAGTCTATTGGCGTGACAATGGCGGATGCCTTCATCGCGTATGCGCAACAGCAAAGCGTGTTGAGCGCTCCAACAGAGCAACTCGTGGAGCTCATCGCGTAG
- a CDS encoding DUF2813 domain-containing protein has translation MHLKRIEIANFRGVQRLSLSFDELTVLIGENAWGKSSLLDALDLFLSPHLDHYQCRQKDFFVDHTHKQTAASTLYIVMVWQEDYLEERLIHRYRAFRSYWQTNNEQYQALYFSLSAHQKEGKVVTHYAMLDNQGNELICLDIKRLLAQFRVLHPLVRIRDARRLRNLDLSEDLTSPFSNGNGNGKEQNPIQQRLTKRLNNTTRRLLTQPGHVNAGELKSSIHALQSLVEHYFAFAPHNRAHKRGRHIRQDNHSPLSMLNQRHLNKSQKLLLISLLNAFIRARGAVALKRLSRPLLVLEDPEGRLHPTLLHQAWAFFAPLPIQKIITTNSAELLGATPLDAIRRLQRAQNKTRVFAIESDLLSDDELRRVTFHVRYHRPNAFFARVWLLVEGETEIWLFSELAKLLGFDLASEGIQLIDFAQSGLKSLLKTANKLGIEWHLVTDGDPAGKKYAQTGLRFLNGLAEKQRVTILPNQDMEHYLYHQGYAPLFHELANVSQQTPMTERRVISKALKHHAKPDVALAIMKYTEERANTEIPVLLKQILIRVIALSRGQS, from the coding sequence ATGCATCTAAAGCGTATCGAAATTGCTAACTTTCGTGGTGTACAACGCCTCTCATTGAGCTTTGACGAACTCACCGTTTTAATTGGTGAAAACGCGTGGGGGAAATCATCCCTACTCGATGCACTCGACCTGTTTCTTTCGCCGCATCTTGATCACTACCAATGTCGCCAAAAAGATTTCTTTGTCGACCATACACATAAGCAAACTGCGGCTTCGACGTTATACATTGTGATGGTGTGGCAAGAGGATTACTTGGAAGAGCGATTGATTCATCGCTATCGAGCGTTTCGCTCATACTGGCAAACCAATAATGAGCAATACCAAGCGCTGTATTTTTCTCTCAGTGCACACCAAAAGGAAGGAAAAGTCGTTACCCATTACGCCATGCTAGATAATCAAGGCAATGAGCTGATTTGTCTGGACATCAAGCGATTACTCGCACAGTTTAGAGTTCTACATCCACTGGTACGTATTCGAGATGCCCGACGACTTCGCAATCTTGACCTGAGTGAAGATCTCACCTCACCTTTCAGCAACGGCAACGGCAACGGCAAAGAACAAAATCCCATTCAGCAACGCCTGACCAAACGACTAAACAATACCACACGTCGGTTGCTTACCCAGCCAGGTCACGTTAACGCTGGTGAGCTCAAAAGTAGCATTCATGCCCTGCAATCTCTTGTCGAGCACTACTTTGCATTCGCGCCCCACAATCGTGCACACAAACGTGGTCGTCACATCCGCCAAGACAATCACTCACCCTTATCGATGCTGAATCAAAGACACCTGAATAAGTCACAAAAGCTACTACTCATTAGTTTGTTGAATGCCTTTATTCGCGCGCGAGGGGCCGTGGCACTCAAACGACTGTCTCGCCCCCTCTTAGTACTTGAAGATCCGGAAGGGCGCTTACACCCAACCTTACTTCATCAAGCATGGGCCTTTTTTGCGCCGCTGCCTATCCAAAAAATAATCACCACCAACAGTGCTGAGCTACTTGGCGCGACCCCTTTAGATGCAATTCGCCGCTTACAGAGAGCACAAAACAAAACCCGCGTCTTTGCTATCGAGTCAGATTTACTCTCTGATGATGAACTGCGTCGCGTGACTTTTCATGTTCGGTACCACCGCCCCAATGCGTTTTTTGCAAGAGTCTGGTTATTAGTAGAAGGGGAAACTGAAATATGGTTGTTTTCAGAACTCGCAAAGTTACTCGGTTTTGACCTTGCCAGCGAAGGCATACAGCTTATCGATTTTGCACAAAGTGGATTAAAATCCTTGCTCAAAACAGCAAACAAATTAGGTATCGAGTGGCACCTTGTCACAGATGGCGATCCTGCGGGGAAGAAGTACGCACAAACCGGCCTACGTTTTCTCAATGGACTCGCTGAGAAACAGCGTGTTACCATCCTGCCGAATCAAGACATGGAGCATTATCTCTACCACCAAGGCTATGCGCCGCTTTTTCATGAGCTTGCGAACGTGTCTCAGCAAACCCCGATGACAGAAAGACGGGTGATCAGTAAAGCGCTCAAGCATCACGCCAAACCGGACGTCGCCCTAGCCATTATGAAATATACCGAAGAGAGGGCGAACACAGAGATCCCTGTTTTACTCAAACAGATTCTGATACGGGTTATTGCATTGTCTCGGGGGCAAAGTTAG
- a CDS encoding sensor domain-containing diguanylate cyclase, producing the protein MVLGSQSIKRRLTIYILVCSALFTAITIAVQFVVEYHRETEAIEGQLDNHVNSTKGPLAEALWDLDFEQMQALLEGLHTVPFVCNIELQGKDGTHFLLTDEHGVGPERIKYPLYYNSRELGYVSIAIDHNEIKDKMVEKLLIVGVTNFIKTVVLLLFIFFLVSRVVTSPLTRLFESVSTIAGGSLRKVKVPRELLEKNDEIGILAGSVIDLQQQARDAFAKQLWVQRELRFHQSRLQRTVRERTEELQRQSKVNKILAEMSLDIITHDSKQADRIVCDAIAPLGGYLNVDRISLVEFDDQFARYRHSWRADGTDNPLEEGYDVSRLAFLKRRLLSMEPIVINDIRDLEEIAPEEYQLLESQHIASIAAFPLIDGTKVFGLLTAVHVYEPQAWEEDVISILTRFASAVSELHIHEKNRQAMSHLQDELIEANERLQVIAETDELTGLVNRRPFKRELEVALYAHGNQPQLISLLMIDIDHFKRYNDIYGHVQGDIALRYVARTLSQVLSPNGHMVARIGGEEFAAILTDLTREEVALLGQRLCDDVVELGIPHQGSREHKVLSVSIGAVIIEVGLGDAPSVSEVMELADGALYRAKHEGRNKLVVDDQSQDTNFAPETMQ; encoded by the coding sequence ATGGTATTGGGTTCACAGTCCATCAAGCGTCGTTTAACCATCTATATTCTTGTCTGTAGCGCCCTTTTCACCGCGATTACTATCGCGGTGCAGTTTGTCGTTGAGTACCACCGAGAAACGGAAGCGATTGAAGGTCAGCTTGATAATCATGTGAACTCAACGAAAGGCCCCTTAGCAGAAGCGCTTTGGGATCTCGACTTTGAGCAGATGCAAGCCCTGCTTGAAGGCCTACATACTGTGCCCTTTGTCTGTAACATTGAACTACAAGGCAAAGATGGTACCCACTTTTTACTGACAGATGAACATGGGGTGGGGCCAGAGCGGATAAAGTACCCGCTTTATTACAACTCTCGCGAGCTGGGCTATGTGAGTATCGCGATTGATCATAATGAAATCAAAGACAAGATGGTTGAAAAACTACTCATTGTCGGTGTGACTAACTTCATAAAGACAGTGGTACTGTTGCTGTTTATTTTCTTTCTCGTCTCACGGGTGGTAACCAGTCCTTTGACGCGTCTTTTTGAAAGTGTGTCGACGATTGCGGGCGGGTCTTTACGCAAGGTTAAAGTGCCTAGAGAACTGCTTGAAAAGAACGATGAGATTGGCATTCTCGCCGGTTCGGTGATTGACTTACAACAGCAAGCGCGTGATGCGTTTGCTAAGCAGCTGTGGGTACAAAGGGAACTTCGATTTCACCAAAGCCGACTGCAGCGCACAGTGAGAGAGCGAACGGAAGAACTGCAGCGCCAATCTAAAGTGAATAAAATTCTGGCCGAAATGTCCCTCGACATCATCACTCATGATAGTAAGCAAGCGGACCGTATTGTGTGTGACGCGATTGCGCCATTAGGAGGCTATCTCAATGTTGATCGCATCAGCCTGGTAGAATTCGATGACCAGTTTGCGCGCTATCGGCATTCTTGGCGAGCAGATGGAACGGATAACCCACTAGAAGAAGGTTACGATGTGAGTCGGTTGGCCTTTTTAAAGCGTCGTTTACTCTCGATGGAACCCATTGTTATTAATGATATTCGTGATCTTGAGGAGATAGCCCCCGAGGAGTACCAGTTACTCGAATCACAGCACATCGCATCGATAGCGGCTTTTCCGTTGATTGATGGCACCAAGGTGTTTGGCCTCTTAACCGCCGTGCATGTTTATGAGCCTCAAGCTTGGGAAGAAGACGTCATTTCCATTTTAACTCGCTTTGCTTCTGCCGTAAGTGAACTGCATATTCACGAGAAAAACCGCCAAGCCATGAGTCATCTTCAAGATGAGTTGATTGAAGCCAATGAACGTTTGCAAGTGATCGCTGAAACCGATGAGTTGACGGGCTTGGTAAACCGTCGTCCGTTCAAACGCGAGTTAGAAGTCGCACTTTATGCCCATGGTAATCAACCGCAGCTTATCTCTCTGTTGATGATCGATATTGACCACTTTAAACGATACAACGATATCTATGGTCATGTGCAAGGTGATATTGCGCTACGATATGTCGCGCGTACCTTGTCTCAAGTGTTGAGTCCAAATGGTCATATGGTCGCGCGGATTGGTGGGGAGGAGTTCGCTGCTATCTTGACGGATTTGACGCGAGAAGAGGTCGCATTGCTTGGTCAGCGTCTATGTGATGATGTCGTCGAGCTAGGGATTCCCCACCAAGGTAGTCGGGAACACAAAGTGTTATCGGTGAGTATTGGTGCGGTCATCATTGAAGTTGGGCTTGGCGACGCCCCATCAGTGAGTGAAGTGATGGAGTTGGCCGACGGTGCGTTATACCGAGCCAAGCATGAAGGTCGAAATAAACTTGTCGTGGATGACCAGTCTCAAGACACTAACTTTGCCCCCGAGACAATGCAATAA
- a CDS encoding ABC transporter substrate-binding protein, producing MFFCRIIVLILFLSPLQGHAKTNVLFINPGLPEESFWGSVDGYISEAAKQLDIKLEIYHARRDHINAIDFLTRRLTVTPLPDYIVLVNEKGIGAKMLDTVRGFPIFVTFVLNDLSEIDKRQAYKDAHWQTFLLPGLFPDNEYIGRETAAALFEAGGEVPAEVAVISGDKTTPASQQRELGAMTFIQHNIEMAFTQRVFGHWREENAYRQSKALIARYGELRYVWTANDHMAFGVQQAAVDMGLVVGEDIFISTVNTSKRVLLELKAGKIAALGGGHFVAPGLVLTKISKHVDQGYWSKTDRLPLFEIIEPNSELHAILLSEEWQRIDFPHLDVEAVPFSAFKQAE from the coding sequence ATGTTTTTCTGTCGAATAATTGTTTTAATTTTGTTTCTATCGCCTCTCCAAGGGCACGCAAAAACGAATGTGCTGTTTATCAATCCCGGGTTGCCAGAAGAGAGTTTTTGGGGGAGCGTGGATGGTTACATCTCAGAAGCGGCCAAGCAGCTCGACATCAAACTAGAGATTTACCATGCCCGCCGCGATCATATTAACGCGATTGATTTCTTAACACGTCGCCTGACGGTAACCCCCCTTCCAGACTACATTGTTTTAGTGAACGAGAAAGGCATCGGTGCCAAGATGCTTGATACCGTTCGCGGCTTTCCTATTTTCGTTACTTTCGTGCTCAATGACCTGAGTGAGATAGATAAACGACAAGCTTATAAAGATGCACATTGGCAAACTTTCCTTTTACCCGGTCTTTTTCCCGATAATGAGTATATTGGGCGAGAAACTGCAGCCGCGTTGTTTGAGGCGGGGGGGGAAGTACCCGCGGAGGTTGCTGTGATCTCTGGCGATAAAACGACACCCGCCTCACAACAGCGTGAACTGGGTGCGATGACCTTTATACAACACAATATCGAGATGGCATTCACCCAGCGTGTTTTCGGTCATTGGCGAGAAGAGAATGCCTATCGTCAATCAAAAGCCTTGATAGCGCGCTATGGCGAGCTGCGTTATGTCTGGACAGCCAACGATCACATGGCATTCGGCGTGCAGCAAGCGGCGGTTGATATGGGATTAGTCGTGGGAGAAGATATCTTCATTAGTACTGTGAATACCTCGAAACGAGTGCTGTTAGAGCTGAAAGCGGGAAAAATAGCCGCGTTAGGTGGTGGACATTTTGTTGCCCCAGGCTTAGTTTTGACAAAAATCTCCAAGCATGTCGATCAAGGCTACTGGTCAAAAACTGACAGGTTGCCGCTGTTTGAAATCATAGAGCCAAACTCCGAATTGCATGCCATTCTGTTAAGTGAAGAGTGGCAGCGAATTGATTTCCCTCATTTGGATGTTGAAGCCGTGCCGTTTTCAGCATTTAAGCAAGCGGAGTAG
- a CDS encoding outer membrane beta-barrel protein, with the protein MKGIMHFGALMLLLGSSAAHSYEFSVGVRLGGVQQKASSPVRSMKDWAFGYGVESTFIVPVGSKFALGANVTAEIYNTEFKDYRVEYDNRLFTGSLMAGYRFDHLGEYQADNALLYVKAGFANWDREYKDTFAASIKANDTTPIYGIGYRYTNTKNFYTGIEVLYFEMDSGLTGRGGVNDYGQVDNTMAMISAGYRF; encoded by the coding sequence ATGAAAGGTATTATGCACTTCGGTGCGCTGATGTTATTACTTGGCTCGTCGGCGGCACACAGTTATGAGTTTAGTGTTGGCGTTAGACTCGGCGGTGTTCAGCAAAAAGCGAGCTCTCCAGTGCGCTCAATGAAAGATTGGGCATTTGGCTACGGTGTGGAGTCTACTTTTATTGTTCCGGTTGGGAGCAAGTTCGCGTTGGGTGCTAACGTTACCGCGGAGATCTACAACACGGAGTTCAAAGACTACCGCGTTGAGTATGATAATCGCTTGTTCACGGGCAGTTTGATGGCGGGCTACCGTTTTGATCACCTTGGTGAGTATCAAGCGGACAATGCCTTGCTCTACGTCAAGGCCGGTTTTGCAAACTGGGATCGTGAGTACAAAGACACGTTTGCCGCGTCAATCAAAGCCAACGATACTACGCCAATTTATGGTATCGGCTATCGCTATACCAACACTAAAAACTTCTATACTGGCATCGAAGTGCTCTACTTCGAAATGGATTCTGGCTTAACTGGCCGCGGTGGTGTGAATGATTACGGTCAGGTTGACAATACCATGGCGATGATCTCAGCAGGTTACCGTTTCTAA
- a CDS encoding DEAD/DEAH box helicase: MQFKDLGLDNRLLKKVDHLGFKAATDVQAQAVPVGIAGKDLLASSKTGSGKTLAFLLPAMQRMYRSKPFTRRDPRVLILTPTRELAKQVYGQLKLLIAGTPYDASLILGGENFNDQVKVFRNKDPMFVIATPGRLADHLEHRSVSLDGLEMLILDEADRMLDLGFEAQLQRINAAANHRRRQTMMFSATLDHQQVNDIAGDMLNSPKQIAIGFSNEEHKDIEQNFLLCDHLDHKEALLDHILENEDHQQVIIFTATRSDTDRLTEKLNAAKRKAVALSGSMNQTARNNIMSQFERHVHKILVTTDVASRGLDIATVSHVINFDMPKHAEEYVHRVGRTGRAGNKGKAFSLVGPKDWQSFKNVEAFLEQEMTFVTIDGLEGKFKGLKPKPKKNLKPKSKKPAAKPSTPKKAKKPQVKKADKSFYSNVAVGDNVFMPKKKKRTPDAE; encoded by the coding sequence TTGCAATTTAAAGATCTTGGTTTAGACAATCGTTTATTGAAGAAAGTGGATCATCTTGGTTTCAAAGCCGCGACTGATGTGCAAGCGCAAGCTGTGCCTGTCGGTATTGCGGGTAAGGATCTGCTGGCCTCTTCAAAAACGGGGTCGGGCAAAACGCTGGCGTTTCTGCTACCAGCGATGCAGCGTATGTATCGCTCCAAGCCTTTTACACGACGCGACCCTCGCGTTTTGATTTTGACGCCGACACGTGAGCTGGCAAAACAAGTGTATGGACAACTGAAGCTGCTTATTGCGGGCACGCCCTATGACGCGAGCTTGATTTTAGGTGGAGAGAACTTCAATGACCAAGTGAAAGTTTTTCGCAATAAAGACCCGATGTTTGTCATTGCGACACCGGGACGCTTGGCGGATCACCTAGAGCATCGCAGTGTGAGTCTTGATGGCTTAGAGATGCTGATCTTAGATGAAGCTGACCGTATGTTGGACCTAGGTTTTGAGGCCCAGTTGCAGCGCATTAATGCGGCAGCTAATCATCGCCGTCGTCAAACCATGATGTTCTCAGCGACATTGGATCACCAGCAAGTGAATGATATTGCGGGTGATATGCTCAATTCGCCAAAGCAAATTGCGATCGGCTTCTCCAATGAAGAGCATAAAGATATCGAGCAAAACTTCTTACTGTGTGACCATTTAGATCATAAAGAAGCTTTGCTTGATCATATTCTTGAAAATGAAGACCATCAGCAGGTGATTATCTTTACCGCTACACGGAGTGACACCGACCGTTTAACCGAGAAACTCAATGCAGCGAAACGTAAAGCAGTGGCACTGAGCGGCAGTATGAACCAAACGGCTCGAAACAACATCATGAGTCAGTTTGAGCGCCATGTTCATAAGATTCTCGTTACAACCGACGTCGCTTCTCGCGGATTGGATATAGCAACCGTCTCGCATGTGATTAACTTTGATATGCCCAAACATGCTGAAGAGTACGTTCATCGCGTGGGTCGTACAGGCCGAGCAGGCAACAAAGGTAAGGCATTCTCATTGGTTGGACCTAAAGATTGGCAAAGCTTCAAGAACGTTGAAGCCTTCTTAGAGCAGGAAATGACCTTTGTGACGATTGATGGCCTCGAAGGTAAGTTCAAAGGCCTTAAACCTAAACCGAAGAAGAACCTTAAGCCTAAGTCGAAGAAACCAGCAGCCAAACCATCAACGCCAAAGAAAGCGAAGAAGCCACAGGTGAAAAAAGCAGATAAGAGTTTTTACTCGAATGTCGCTGTGGGTGATAACGTCTTCATGCCTAAGAAGAAAAAACGGACTCCTGACGCTGAGTAA
- a CDS encoding NUDIX hydrolase, which produces MSKVHHRWKSFELVEESLVFPDGKTRSQTTLRHPGAVVIIALTEQGNVLLLKQFRAAFNDWILELPAGTVDENESFYQCAKRELPEETGYSAAQWHTLGSLYAAPGFCDEMLEIYVAQQLTHTEATSDEDEFIEVIEVDIPTLKRWSVDGTLNDSKSLAALYRYFLVHEPQ; this is translated from the coding sequence GTGAGCAAGGTACACCATCGATGGAAATCATTTGAGCTCGTTGAAGAATCGCTCGTCTTCCCTGACGGAAAAACACGTTCGCAGACAACGCTACGTCATCCCGGCGCAGTGGTCATTATCGCACTGACTGAGCAAGGTAATGTATTACTGCTGAAACAGTTTCGAGCGGCGTTCAATGATTGGATACTCGAACTCCCTGCCGGCACAGTCGATGAAAACGAATCCTTTTACCAATGCGCTAAAAGAGAACTTCCAGAGGAGACGGGATATAGCGCCGCACAGTGGCATACGCTGGGCTCTCTCTATGCCGCTCCCGGATTTTGTGATGAGATGTTAGAAATCTACGTCGCTCAACAACTTACTCATACAGAGGCAACAAGTGATGAGGATGAGTTTATCGAAGTTATCGAAGTCGACATACCTACATTAAAGCGCTGGTCTGTTGATGGCACACTCAATGACTCAAAATCACTGGCTGCACTCTATCGTTATTTTCTCGTTCACGAGCCCCAGTAA
- a CDS encoding VOC family protein translates to MKQSLLHVAIVVQDYDEAIDFYVNKLKFDLVEDVYQPEQDKRWVTVSPPGSDGAALLLAKASKPEQLDAIGNQSGGRVFLFLQTDDFWRDYDNMVKQDIQFVRPPQEAEYGTVAVFEDLYGNLWDLIQLKDDHPMLNRS, encoded by the coding sequence ATGAAGCAATCGTTATTGCATGTCGCTATCGTGGTTCAGGACTATGATGAAGCGATCGACTTTTATGTTAATAAACTCAAGTTTGACTTAGTCGAAGATGTATACCAACCTGAGCAAGATAAACGCTGGGTGACGGTGTCACCGCCCGGCTCTGATGGTGCAGCCCTCTTGTTGGCTAAAGCCTCCAAGCCTGAACAGCTTGATGCCATTGGCAATCAGTCTGGAGGACGTGTTTTCCTTTTCTTGCAAACGGATGACTTTTGGCGCGACTATGACAACATGGTCAAACAAGACATTCAGTTTGTTCGCCCCCCGCAAGAGGCCGAATATGGCACCGTTGCCGTGTTTGAAGATCTCTATGGTAACTTGTGGGATCTCATCCAACTCAAGGATGACCACCCGATGTTAAATAGGTCATAA
- a CDS encoding gamma-glutamylcyclotransferase family protein: protein MYLIGYGSLINRHSRQLTQQTGQCHPVFVTGFDRHWSKIDDSYTLSPLAVTPGTGGFNAVVIDIDKETIDDFDKRERGYIRIEVPQQKLNLLEGEIDPARAVWMYINEDVTPPCIHIPIAQSYIDTVLSGCLDVSETFARQFISTTKGWHHPIENDRLAPKYSRVAGVTDDHQRAIDLILTDVLRAA, encoded by the coding sequence ATGTATTTGATTGGCTATGGCAGCTTAATCAATCGACATTCAAGGCAACTGACGCAACAAACCGGTCAGTGCCACCCCGTATTTGTGACTGGCTTTGACCGTCATTGGAGCAAAATCGATGACTCTTATACCTTGTCCCCACTTGCCGTCACGCCCGGTACTGGCGGTTTCAATGCCGTTGTCATCGATATCGATAAAGAAACGATAGATGATTTTGACAAACGCGAGCGTGGCTATATCCGCATTGAAGTACCACAACAAAAGTTGAACTTATTGGAAGGTGAAATCGACCCTGCGCGCGCGGTTTGGATGTACATCAATGAGGATGTGACCCCGCCCTGCATACACATACCCATCGCACAAAGTTACATCGATACGGTACTTTCAGGTTGTCTCGATGTGTCGGAGACGTTCGCGCGCCAGTTCATTTCGACCACCAAAGGTTGGCACCACCCTATCGAAAATGATCGTCTAGCACCAAAGTACTCCCGAGTTGCAGGTGTCACAGATGACCATCAAAGAGCCATTGACCTCATCCTCACTGACGTTTTACGCGCTGCATAA